A genomic window from Plasmodium chabaudi chabaudi strain AS genome assembly, chromosome: 8 includes:
- a CDS encoding major facilitator superfamily domain-containing protein, putative: protein MMYLTKLVSNACLAIINCGLCLSLTSLSRKMLIKGYDICPEEYRGCEKEKWYFTTFYFTLYMSAFLGCFISLFFRNVNRKKFMEVIHFLFIIGSLFTIYYEPHVILFLFSQAFFGLAIGCSIVIVSFYIFEYSPKANQNYYGFAIQPFFSLGLLTSYIFGFVYEQIDFTKLTSSYWVLMILQKLHMLVPLILSTISVLLLRYVFTMDTPLHLYKSQDYDKFEEIKKKISKKELDPKREYHLNEKTNEINIILNDLTLIDIFNDKKLRKKCIVGSILCYLFCFSGSIIFFNNLFIHYDVFKTKKESATISMIFMFIYFLFTIITRRLSRHYDKNKLIVFGFIFQTISSFIMMICSFCNLSDVLNKLIISISIILFTSGFSLGFGHIIWTHIFHIFSIEHKVVGAFCSYYAIFIGSFIMCTLLEFSDLNKYSYLFIVFIIFTITSIIFFKTIYIDNAKPKKKPEPIPEPHDELNISDTIEPATVEETEV from the coding sequence atgatgTACCTTACGAAACTAGTTAGTAATGCCTGTCTggcaataataaattgCGGACTGTGCTTGTCTTTAACAAGTTTATCAAGAAAGATGCTGATAAAAGGATATGATATATGTCCAGAAGAATATAGAGGTtgtgaaaaagaaaaatggtATTTCactactttttattttacattatatatgagTGCCTTTTTAGGATGTTTTATATCTCTCTTTTTCAGAAATgtaaatagaaaaaaatttatggaagtaatacattttttatttataatcgGAAGTTtatttacaatatattatgaaccgcatgtaatattatttttattttctcaaGCATTTTTTGGATTAGCAATTGGATGTTCAATAGTTATAGTTagcttttatatatttgaatattcACCGAAAGCcaatcaaaattattatggaTTTGCAATACaaccatttttttcacttgGATTATTAActagttatatatttggatTTGTTTATGAACAAATAGATTTTACAAAACTCACATCATCCTATTGGGTATTAATgatattacaaaaattacACATGCTTGTGCCTCTTATTTTAAGTACAATATCCGTTTTATTATTGAGATATGTGTTTACTATGGACACACcattacatttatataaatcacAAGACTATGATAAATtcgaagaaataaaaaaaaaaatcagtAAAAAGGAATTAGACCCAAAAAGGGAATATCACTTAAATGAAAAGACTAAcgaaattaatattatattaaacgATTTAACTCttattgatatttttaatgataaaaaattaagaaaaaaatgtattgtAGGATctattttatgttatttattttgttttagtggttctattatattttttaataatttatttatacattatgatgtatttaaaacaaaaaaagagaGTGCAACAATTAGTATgatatttatgtttatatattttttatttactataATTACTAGAAGATTATCACGGCATTATGATAAGAATAAGCTAATAGTATTTggctttatttttcaaacaatttcatcatttattatgatGATATGTTCATTTTGTAATTTAAGTGATGTTCTAAATAAACTTATAATATCgatttctattattttatttactagTGGATTCTCTTTAGGATTTGGGCATATTATATGGACACATATTTTCCATATCTTTTCAATAGAACATAAAGTTGTTGGAGCCTTTTGTTCTTATTATGCAATTTTTATTGGATCCTTTATTATGTGCACATTATTAGAATTTTCAGATCTAAACAAGTATTcctatttatttattgtattcattatatttacaattacatcaatcatatttttcaaaaccATATATATTGACAATGCTAAGCCTAAAAAAAAACCGGAGCCAATCCCAGAACCACATGACGAACTTAACATTTCAGATACAATAGAACCCGCCACTGTAGAAGAAACAGaagtataa
- a CDS encoding PPPDE peptidase, putative, whose translation MSIYLHTYILDVPFFLKNVRHTGIEVFGSEYTFSMDGIVTSKPKRSGIGRYSKSYELGFMKLTYYEFSEILNVLGKIYRPNTYNFIYKNCNHFCDDLFELLCGKRLLHSFMIYSRLGKFFGDFKNVAMCGSVNTMDITNDDKNMYVCALKLSKSILKKNKNINNKKTILYQNTINEDISHNFIQQPSYIIPYTPYSPTTISPSMYYNPSILTRSTQSSNYEKCFNDFNTNTYNTLYSLSTTDGFSFP comes from the exons atgagtATCTAtttgcatacatatattttggaCGTCCCTTTTTTCTTGAAAAATGTTCGTCATACAG GCATTGAAGTGTTTGGTAGCGAGTACACATTTTCAATGGATGGGATAGTAACAAGCAAACCAAAAAGGTCAGGAATAGGACGCTATAGTAAAAGTTATGAATTAGGATTTATGAAGCTAACATATTATGAATTTTCtgaaattttaaatgtacttggaaaaatatatagacctaatacatataattttatatacaaaaattgtAACCATTTCTGTGatgatttatttgaattattatgcGGAAAAAGGTTATTACATAGTTTTATGATTTATTCAAGGTTAGGTAAATTTTTTGGTgactttaaaaatgtagcTATGTGTGGGTCTGTTAATACTATGGATATAACAAATGATGATAAgaatatgtatgtatgtgctttaaaattatcaaaatcaatacttaaaaaaaataaaaatataaataataaaaaaacaatattatatcaaaataCCATTAATGAAGATATAAGTCACAATTTTATTCAACAACCTTCCTATATTATTCCCTACACACCCTATAGTCCTACTACTATATCACCAAGCATGTATTATAACCCAAGCATATTAACTAGATCAACACAAAGTtcaaattatgaaaaatgtttCAACGATTTTAACACAAACAcatataatacattatattcattaagTACAACTGATGGATTCTCTTTTCCATGA
- a CDS encoding dolichyl-diphosphooligosaccharide--protein glycosyltransferase subunit WBP1, putative, which yields MMKRVLRDAFHFLVVCLFINIKLYSLEKIKLKTVDINKESQYGVVKNKIEKFNHKKLVFITNIKNYEQAYNNFLNTFKAENDDINFIKKVVYIDDTNWNEKESEIYKEDKHGENNLSNDDTSNYKTSYKSLLNKLDYSLYDGLVIVLDILNDYFVQNVDINYIKLFIEKKKDIFLSLNTVIGKKAINFLRELNIQVYGNHSYVNDHFNNFLLKNKIKKSEMDINNDKKTYTFYTNRLIKDSPIIKNKEINNILFKGTAHTILLENKYYLDILGCTKTCLLYDKGHNILKKKKQGEELSLISSIQLENNSRLIFSSSSEIFSDIFFILNEQNKTFTKNLIMWNFKMSGIIRYNNFKIFHDKYYENNIDKLKETHTFFINDYFHMSIDFYELINNYWVPYKKNDIQFNLIKIDIIYRNFLDMYTCDDNPTYYKKFKLPNKHGIYKLQIYYLRKGYNILDLEYFIPVRTLLHYDKNKKVNFKHYPFYLYIYISLFCFFLFVLIMLFDNSEYDEITSDKKNN from the coding sequence atgatgaaaaggGTATTAAGGGATGCATTCCACTTTTTAGTTGTTTgcctttttataaatataaaactatACTCTTTAgagaaaattaaattaaagacagttgatataaataaggaATCACAATATGGAGTAGTTAAAAATAAGATCGAAAAATTTAATCATAAAAAGTTAGTATTcataacaaatataaaaaattatgaacaagcatataataattttttaaacacaTTTAAGgcagaaaatgatgatataaattttattaaaaaggtaGTATATATTGATGATACAAATTggaatgaaaaagaatctgagatatataaagaagatAAACATGGTGAgaataatttatcaaatgATGACACATCCAATTATAAGACTAGTTATAAAAGTTTGTTGAATAAACTTGattattctttatatgATGGATTAGTAATAGTATtagatattttaaatgattattttgttcaaaatgtagatataaattatataaaattgtttatagaaaaaaaaaaagatatttttttaagtctAAATACTGTTATAGGTAAAAAGGCAATCAACTTTTTAAGagaattaaatatacaagTATATGGTAACCATTCATATGTTAACGACCATTTtaataactttttattaaaaaataaaataaagaaatccgaaatggatataaataatgataaaaaaacatacacATTTTATACTAACAGATTAATAAAAGATAGtccaattataaaaaataaagagataaataatatattatttaaaggaACTGCTCatacaatattattagaaaataaatattaccTAGACATATTAGGGTGTACAAAAACATGTTTGCTATATGATAAAggtcataatattttaaaaaaaaaaaaacaaggaGAAGAATTATCATTAATATCATCAATTCAAttggaaaataattcaagattaattttttcatcttcctctgaaatattttctgatatattttttattttaaatgaacaaaataagaCATTTACCAAAAATTTGATTATGTggaattttaaaatgagTGGCATAATTCGGtacaataattttaagATATTCcatgataaatattatgaaaataatattgataaattaaaagaaacacacaccttttttataaatgattattttcatatgagtatcgatttttatgaattaataaataattattgggtaccatataaaaaaaacgacatacaatttaatttgattaaaattgatattatatataggaATTTTTTAGATATGTATACTTGTGATGATAATCCAacttattataaaaagtttaaaCTACCGAATAAGCatggaatatataaattacaaatatattatttaagaaAGGGTTACAACATTTTAGATCTGGAGTATTTTATACCAGTTCGAACATTACTACACTAtgataaaaacaaaaaagttAACTTTAAACATtatccattttatttatatatatatatatctttattttgtttttttttatttgtgttAATCATGTTATTTGATAATTCAgaatatgatgaaataacaagtgataaaaaaaataattaa
- a CDS encoding protein disulfide isomerase, putative, translating to MGRYTFIYIFFIIAFFFTPELLKCSIWEGVSDDLAKKVNHLTHEMELQIYSQHTQYCVALFCTHNEIKCKDVYKEFVNAANAIEKEDVVFVYVDTVKLAKTADNFEIKNVPKILIFRDFDPEKGYTFHSKYTKENIIEWLNTLPMPSVEIMEPGDVDKYVQMNKKKGFASIIAYCTKNSKNTNKFVHFGEINKIPNLAIGLIYINNDEESRIEISNGPGSTIPNDSIKYKDVYKPTNNIWTSDSILKFATNYMNQFPIVINYNRKLRHPVKDEIYLYLYNEFGEYSDSTYVEVYEVIQKYNKINFVFPRKEEVAEMFGLEEGNKYICIMDYTDSNIDPAYALLRPRKYVQQLTENIKSKTVERFIQDFYNNKVPEFRKSEKPVKRLHKQNYQILCSNNFESYVLDPNKLVIVFYHVHGCKECIPLFSFWEKVANHFHLEYPKEDILVATMDAKLNDMFDTSIKVYPSAAIYPKGEDKIKRRTHIMFPIKLDTLIDVVEEILEGENDADL from the exons ATGGGAAGGtatacttttatatatatttttttcataattgctttttttttcacccctgaacttttaaaatgttCAATCTGGGAAGGTGTTAGTGATGATTTAGCTAAAAAGGTAAATCATTTAACTCATGAAATGgaattacaaatatatagtcAGCATACACAATATTGTGttgcattattttgtactcataatgaaataaaatgtaaagatgtatataaagaatttgTTAATGCTGCAAATGCAATCGAGAAAGAAGATGTGGTTTTTGTTTATGTCGATACAGTAAAATTAGCAAAAACGGCTgataattttgaaattaaaaatgtgcctaaaatattaatatttcgAGACTTTGATCCTGAAAAAGGATATACATTTCATAGCAAATATAcaaaggaaaatataattgaatGGCTAAATACACTTCCTATGCCATCAGTAGAAATTATGGAACCTGGAGATGTCGATAAATATGTgcaaatgaataaaaaaaaaggatttGCATCTATTATTGCATATTGTACTAAAAATTCGAAAAATactaataaatttgttcattttggtgagataaataaaattccaAATCTAGCAATAGgtctaatatatataaataatgatgaagaaTCTCGAATTGAAATTTCAAATGGACCAGGTTCTACTATACCAAATGATtccattaaatataaagatgTTTATAAAcctacaaataatatttggACATCTGATTCTATTTTGAAATTTGCTACCAATTATATGAATCAATTTCCTATTGtcattaattataatagaAAATTAAGACATCCAGTAAAAGATgaaatatatctttatcTTTACAATGAGTTTGGTGAATATTCAGATAGTACCTATGTAGAAGTTTATGAAGtcattcaaaaatataataag ATAAATTTTGTCTTCCCAAGGAAGGAAGAAGTCGCTGAAATGTTTGGACTCGAAgaaggaaataaatatatttgtataatgGATTATACGGATTCAAATATAGATCCTGCTTATGCATTATTACGACCTCGTAAGTATGTACAACAACTTacagaaaatataaaatcaaaaacAGTGGAAAGATTTATTCAAgacttttataataataaagttcCGGAATTTCGAAAATCTGAAAAACCAGTTAAAAGATTacataaacaaaattatcaaatattatgttcaaataattttgaatcTTATGTTTTAGATCCAAATAAATTGGTTATAGTATTTTATCATGTTCATGGTTGTAAAGAATGTATacctttattttcattttgggAAAAGGTCGCtaatcattttcatttagaATATCCTAAAGAAGATATTCTAGTAGCAACTATGGAtgcaaaattaaatgacATGTTTGATACATCTATCAAGGTATACCCTAGTGCTGCTATTTATCCAAAAg GAGAAGACAAAATAAAGAGAAGAACGCATATCATGTTCCCCATAAAATTAGATACATTAATTGATGTGGTTGAAGAAATATTAGAAGGTGAAAATGATGCGGatctataa
- a CDS encoding thioredoxin-like protein 1, putative, whose translation MSCANFNSPYQAEKRRTTENVDNQNLASIKKPIDYSDMDLILFPEGSLKNINNTVVNEKHLVGKSVALFFSNGSDPKCRAFLPFLQQYYKTINEGGSSQKIEIIFVSVDPDRTSFEDHKKHMPWLYIDIADPLTDILKKHFRVMNAYEVPFYGSGPRSDVPCLVVIGSDGREAQLLHVCSGREEGEKGVLRWDFRNNIYSLNKKGL comes from the exons ATGTCTTGTGCCAATTTTAATTCCCCATATCAAGCCGAAAAGAGAAGAACAACTGAAAATGTAGACAATCAAAATTTGGCGTCTATTAAGAAGCCTATTGATTATTCAGATATGG aCCTTATTCTTTTTCCTGAGGgatcattaaaaaatataaataacacGGTTGTAAATGAGAAACATTTAGTTGGTAAATCAgttgctttatttttttcaaatggAAGTGATCCAAAATGTAGAGCATTCTTACCATTTTTGCAACAG tattataaaacaataaacGAAGGAGGATCTAGCCAAAAAATcgaaattatatttgtaagTGTTGACCCTGATAGAACGTCATTTGAAGATCATAAAAAACACATGCCTTGGCTATATATTGATATTGCTGACCCTTTAAcagatatattaaaaaagcatTTTAGAGTTATGAATGCATACGAAGTTCCTTTTTATGGATCAGGTCCAAGAAGTGATGTCCCTTGTTTAGTCGTTATTGGAAGTGATGGAAGAGAGGCACAACTTTTACATGTTTGCAGTGGACGAGAAGAAGGAGAAAAGGGGGTGTTAAGATGGGATTTcagaaataatatttattctttaaataaaaaaggtttATAA
- a CDS encoding pyridoxal phosphate homeostasis protein, putative encodes MKHINNIKSIENTIEKICQETCRIPPKILVVSKYVGHEEISNIHSYDKKYHFGENSFDSLIEKSQKLPNTIKWHFIGNIQSNKCKNILKVPNLYMIESLDKQKKASLLNGYLNTINESEQNNNENLKKLRVLLQIKTTDDPNKTGMMHDNYEDIENTVLYIINNCNFLIFKGLMTISSLDINNRESSFIILNDIKNKLLNNETIRNYFQNKKFHMSMGMSDDLELAIKHNTTQLRIGRAIFS; translated from the coding sequence atgaaacacataaataacataaaaagTATTGAAAATACAATCGAAAAGATTTGTCAAGAAACTTGTCGTATTCCCCCGAAAATATTAGTTGTGTCAAAATATGTAGGTCATGAAGAAATAAGTAATATTCATTCATacgataaaaaatatcattttgGAGAAAATAGTTTTGATAGTCTAATAGAAAAATCACAAAAATTACCTAATACTATAAAATGGCATTTTATAGGGAATATACAATCGAATAaatgcaaaaatatattaaaagttccaaatttatatatgatcGAGTCATtagataaacaaaaaaaagctaGTCTTCTAAATGGCTACTTAAATACTATAAATGAAAgtgaacaaaataataatgagaatttaaaaaaacttcGTGTATTACTACAGATTAAAACCACAGATGATCCAAACAAAACAGGAATGATGCATGATAATTATGAAGATATTGAAAATactgttttatatattattaacaattGCAACTTTCTAATATTTAAAGGTTTAATGACGATATCATCATTggacataaataataggGAAAgctcatttattattttaaacgacataaaaaataaacttttaaataatgaaacgATTcgtaattattttcaaaataaaaaattccaTATGAGTATGGGTATGTCAGATGATTTAGAGCTTGcaataaaacataatacAACACAATTAAGGATTGGAAGGgcaattttttcatag
- a CDS encoding TLD domain-containing protein has product MDESQTSDKIKVLNVFQNEEIANKSPISNKFEFEKGVIRNAIVSSTSNRSIKTEKEKLKKNCIIFREQCEYCLTDFSISGHLILTKESLLFEPDLRDKNVIKNGLGTYQIFIDLYDIYECAHIVVPTKYTYLYNNDDTCGFIQVLLKSIYIEENKILSNKKSNSNGYFYASSRENSSSSLVSPTFGASNNNNLYNSNNNYNDESNKQKGMSYYRYISKSISYVLNLAQPLVQNTPFKGYKADQINTSNDSVSLTKHVNNDDINDYNKSELANETYQGTSYQNEQNKKTKRNSFINFDISSPKNNIINHMHDSDLKIYQNINEINYSKVISSHPNITYKNNFNSANYSSYNFKGDNNSNGFNKSKKNSYPFIKKNSISQNAENTNIPRKSDPNDTSIKNNILTQLHLQNSNKTNTKITEVRREKQELGMDSAHIGKDKTSVTPHNGELDNFDETSYVHVDHIKREDIHNLVDDNTNLYIKQSQNIIEMFPKKPIIKTSDGITYNNEQDKKIIKIKSLHGHIENEELYKKGSKKYEEKCFILFRFFNNNTAYETTTKIITEIDNVKKSENKIKKTITSVPFTSNELLKCIIKQSLIYKESNDLKQQNLTSNPMNDMKDFKSFALEPKLDYVSDAVKLLTKDMSKQINYYLPPTLSIKVWKLAFCSSIHGVSFKTLYRSVANKGSIILLIHDINNVLFGCFLDKLQCDTCYYGSGENFLFTFKDKSHNTNYEKDINKQTQKTTIKNKKNKTITNDYDPSICDTDTDNFTISNRSSKKEDDESEREHSQTVPKIKEAKKNKASIKSDFIMDSDCSELESTSVNKLNTQYDDNLDELTKNNLNQEMHQKGIAEYPSKSKSQTHYYDSKLSNKNDKNKHGTTNSSDSYETKNKKNNNNNKKNGINKKENNNKVNDTPSIQVYNWTTRNNYYVYSDEHSITIGGGDNYALVINDDLCKGQTNKSTTYDNDLLTYDEEFEIQFLQLWIFDDT; this is encoded by the exons atggaTGAAAGTCAAACAagtgataaaataaaagttttaaatgttttccaaaatgaagaaatagCAAACAAATCACCAATTTCCAACAAGTTCGAg TTTGAAAAGGGCGTGATAAGGAATGCTATTGTTTCATCGACCTCGAACAGATCTATAAAAactgaaaaagaaaaattgaaaaaaaattgtataatatttagAGAACAATGTGAATATTGTTTAACCGATTTTTCGATAAGTGGGCACttaatattaacaaaagaatctttattatttgaaccTGATTTAAGAGATAAAAATGTGATTAAAAATGGTTTAGGAACGtatcaaatatttattgatttatatgatatatatgaatgcGCTCATATTGTAGTACCAACCAAATATACTTATCTATATAACAATGATGACACATGTGGATTTATTCAAGTATTGTTAAagagtatatatattgaagaaaataaaattttatcaaataaaaaaagtaatagcaatggttatttttatgcaaGTAGCAGAGAAAATAGTAGTAGTAGTTTAGTTAGCCCTACATTTGGTGCtagtaacaataataatttatacaactcaaataataattataatgacGAAtctaataaacaaaaaggAATGTCAtattatagatatattaGCAAAAGTATATCTTATGTATTAAATTTAGCACAGCCTTTAGTTCAAAATACACCTTTTAAAGGATATAAAGCAgatcaaataaatacatcCAATGATTCAGTAAGCTTAACTAAACatgtaaataatgatgacaTAAATGATTATAACAAAAGTGAACTAGCCAATGAAACATATCAAGGAACTAGCTACcaaaatgaacaaaataaaaaaacaaaaagaaatagttttattaattttgatatatcatcaccaaaaaataatataattaatcaTATGCATGATAgtgatttaaaaatttatcaaaatataaatgaaattaattataGTAAAGTTATATCATCACATCcaaatataacatataaaaataattttaattctgCTAATTATTCAAgttacaattttaaaggtgataataattcaaatggctttaataaatctaaaaaaaattcttacccttttataaaaaaaaatagtatctCACAAAATGCggaaaatacaaatataccAAGAAAATCAGATCCAAATGATACcagtattaaaaataacatcCTTACACAATTGCATTTACAAAATTCGAATAAAACTAATACTAAAATAACTGAAGTACGTCGAGAAAAACAGGAATTAGGTATGGATAGTGCTCATATAGGAAAAGACAAAACGAGTGTAACTCCACATAATGGAGAGCTTGATAATTTCGATGAAACTAGTTATGTACATGTAGATCATATAAAAAGGGAAGACATTCATAATTTAGTAGAtgataatacaaatttatacataaaacaatctcaaaatataattgaaaTGTTTCCAAAAAAACCAATAATTAAAACATCAGATGGAATTACATATAACAACGAAcaagacaaaaaaattataaaaataaaatcattaCATGGacatatagaaaatgaagaattatataaaaaaggtagcaagaaatatgaagaaaaatgttttattttatttcgattttttaataataatacagcATATGAAACaacaacaaaaataattacagAAATtgataatgtaaaaaagtctgaaaataaaattaaaaaaacaataacaTCAGTACCATTTACATcaaatgaattattaaaatgtataatcAAACAATcacttatatataaagaatcgAATGATTTAAAACAACAAAATTTAACATCAAATCCAATGAATGATATGAAAGATTTTAAATCTTTCGCATTGGAACCTAAATTAGATTATGTTAGTGATGCTGtcaaattattaacaaaagaTATGtctaaacaaattaattattatttaccaCCTACTTTAAGTATTAAAGTTTGGAAACTAGCTTTTTGCTCTAGCATACATGGTGTatcttttaaaacattatatAGAAGTGTTGCCAACAAAGGTagcattattttattaatacatGATATcaataatgttttatttggATGCTTCCTTGATAAATTACAATGCGATACTTGTTACTATGGCTCAGGAGAAAATTTCCTTTTCACTTTCAAAGATAAATCACATAACacaaattatgaaaaagatataaacaAACAAACTCAAAAAacaacaataaaaaataaaaaaaataaaactatcACTAATGATTATGACCCCAGTATATGCGACACGGACACAGATAATTTCACCATCTCTAACAGGTCATCCAAAAAAGAAGATGACGAAAGTGAAAGAGAACATTCTCAAACAGtaccaaaaataaaagaagctaaaaaaaataaagcttCTATAAAAAGTGATTTTATAATGGATTCAGATTGTTCTGAACTTGAATCTACATCGGTTAATAAACTAAATACACAATATGATGATAATTTAGATGAATTaactaaaaataatttaaatcaaGAAATGCATCAAAAGGGCATTGCTGAATATCCTAGCAAATCAAAAAGTCAAACACATTATTATGATTCCAAATTAagcaataaaaatgataaaaataaacatggCACTACTAATAGTAGTGATAGTTATGAaacgaaaaataaaaaaaataataataataataaaaaaaacggaataaataaaaaagaaaataataataaagttaATGATACACCATCTATTCAAGTCTATAATTGGACAACacgaaataattattatgtttattcAGATGAACATTCTATAACAATAGGGGGGGGTGATAATTATGCATTAGTAATTAATGATGATCTATGCAAAGGTCAAACCAACAAAAGTACCACATACGATAATGACTTATTAACATATGATGAAGAGTTtgaaatacaatttttacaattatgGATTTTTGATgacacataa